One genomic region from Candidatus Caldarchaeum subterraneum encodes:
- a CDS encoding multicomponent Na+:H+ antiporter subunit D: MIDFTPSLNALIIFTLVSPVFSLIGRGLNKPRVVEVYTALALAATTIIALAQASEIFAGKIYTVSYGFPGSQIYVDGLSIFLALIFLVVGLLSTVFAFGYIEERKPEFYPLLMILVTGLVGVVYSGDLFTFFIFWELMSISSYLLVAFRYRTWEAVEASLKYLIMSAAGAAAILFGMSLMYGLAGTLELSRLGEALASQAVAAEPWAYLAIALLITGFGVNAAMAPFHSWLPDAHPAAPSPISAMLSGVVIKAGVYAMIRVLMGVFPPSLFGWQLGLAIFAILTMSLGNLLALLQEDIKRLLAFSSIAHIGYIVFGISIATVTGLTGGIFHVLNHALMKALLFLSAGAFIHAAQTRRLDDLAGIGKKLPLAATCFGIGAFSLAGIPGLNVFWSEFTIVTAALQAGGIYSILAAIMVINILVSVAYYMRLVQTIFLKEPSTTLQLKRPVTLGMRFSLLVLAASAIVIGVYPTPFLDAALTISTILMA, translated from the coding sequence ATGATAGACTTCACACCCTCCCTGAACGCCCTGATAATTTTCACACTTGTCTCACCTGTCTTCTCACTGATTGGCAGAGGCTTGAACAAGCCAAGAGTTGTCGAGGTTTACACCGCTTTAGCTTTGGCGGCTACGACAATTATTGCCCTTGCCCAAGCGTCAGAAATTTTCGCGGGAAAGATTTACACAGTCTCCTACGGGTTCCCAGGCTCGCAGATATACGTGGATGGCCTCTCGATTTTTCTTGCACTGATTTTCTTGGTTGTTGGTCTGCTTTCGACGGTGTTTGCCTTCGGCTACATCGAGGAGCGTAAACCCGAGTTCTACCCTCTTCTGATGATTCTGGTGACCGGGTTGGTGGGAGTGGTTTACTCAGGCGACCTCTTCACCTTCTTCATTTTCTGGGAGCTGATGTCAATCTCCTCATATCTCCTCGTCGCATTCAGATACAGGACATGGGAGGCTGTGGAAGCCTCGCTTAAGTACCTCATAATGAGCGCCGCGGGAGCGGCCGCGATACTTTTCGGGATGTCGCTGATGTATGGCCTCGCAGGTACCCTTGAGCTGAGCAGGCTGGGAGAGGCTCTCGCATCACAAGCTGTTGCGGCCGAGCCATGGGCTTATCTCGCAATCGCTCTACTTATAACAGGGTTCGGGGTCAACGCGGCGATGGCGCCGTTTCATTCTTGGCTGCCTGATGCGCACCCCGCGGCACCGAGCCCAATCAGCGCCATGCTTTCCGGCGTGGTGATCAAGGCGGGTGTTTACGCGATGATCAGGGTGTTGATGGGGGTGTTTCCGCCGAGTCTCTTCGGTTGGCAGCTGGGGTTGGCTATTTTCGCCATCTTGACCATGTCGCTGGGAAACCTGTTGGCGCTTTTGCAGGAAGATATCAAGAGGCTGCTGGCCTTCAGCTCAATAGCACACATCGGCTACATCGTCTTCGGGATAAGCATAGCGACAGTGACAGGGTTAACTGGCGGAATATTTCACGTGCTAAACCACGCTCTCATGAAGGCCCTGCTCTTCCTCAGTGCTGGCGCATTCATACACGCTGCTCAGACACGGCGCTTAGACGACCTCGCGGGCATAGGTAAGAAACTCCCCCTAGCCGCAACCTGCTTTGGCATAGGTGCCTTCTCCCTCGCCGGCATACCCGGTCTAAACGTCTTCTGGAGTGAGTTCACCATCGTCACGGCAGCCCTACAAGCAGGAGGCATCTACTCAATCCTTGCCGCGATAATGGTAATCAACATCTTGGTCAGCGTAGCATACTACATGAGGCTCGTCCAAACAATTTTTCTCAAAGAACCTTCTACTACACTCCAACTCAAGAGGCCGGTGACGCTGGGTATGCGGTTCTCACTACTGGTTCTCGCAGCGTCAGCCATAGTGATAGGCGTCTATCCGACACCCTTCCTCGACGCAGCCCTAACAATCTCCACCATCTTAATGGCTTAG
- a CDS encoding DNA topoisomerase VI subunit A, giving the protein MTKAKPLQKKDDTRDKVLKSITKFAETIIKSIERGEFPEVAIPARTTSNIEYNPQLRQYVLGERKIIRTARNIKHLRPLAQLSWMAMFASQLIRSRKTSTLRDAFYNALGYDVDFEDQQESDEAVTELETIIGTVREDFNIYPEERSSVFGPLTIEYDVPGYEGRRLDLTTIPDGAMIGPAMTTAKFVKSSAKQVFVVEKGAIYQRFLEENVPSKYKAIVVHTAGQAPRATRKFIRRLNTELGLPVYIFTDADPWGMHIASVIVFGSALSAHVRELNVPDAVWAGLWASDITKYKLPAMKFNDEDIRRVAELEKDPRYVSDPWKREISNFKKLQKKAELEALSRYGLEYIVSDYLPEKLAELTKS; this is encoded by the coding sequence GTGACCAAAGCAAAACCTCTCCAAAAAAAGGATGACACGAGGGACAAGGTTCTCAAAAGCATTACAAAGTTTGCTGAAACAATCATCAAGAGCATTGAGCGTGGAGAATTTCCAGAAGTAGCCATCCCGGCTAGAACAACATCCAACATCGAGTACAACCCACAGCTCAGACAATATGTGCTAGGAGAACGGAAGATTATCAGAACAGCCCGAAACATCAAACACCTCCGGCCGCTTGCCCAGCTCAGCTGGATGGCCATGTTCGCTTCACAGCTCATACGCTCAAGAAAAACAAGCACCCTGAGAGACGCGTTCTACAACGCTCTCGGCTACGATGTGGACTTTGAGGACCAGCAGGAAAGCGACGAAGCGGTAACGGAGCTCGAAACCATCATAGGCACGGTGCGCGAGGATTTCAACATCTATCCCGAGGAGCGTTCAAGCGTCTTCGGCCCCCTAACTATAGAATATGATGTGCCAGGCTATGAGGGAAGGAGACTGGACCTCACAACTATTCCGGACGGAGCTATGATAGGGCCTGCCATGACCACAGCCAAGTTCGTCAAATCATCCGCCAAACAGGTCTTCGTGGTCGAGAAAGGCGCGATATATCAGAGGTTTCTCGAGGAAAACGTGCCATCCAAGTATAAGGCGATAGTCGTGCATACTGCGGGTCAAGCTCCACGAGCCACGCGCAAATTCATACGAAGGCTCAACACGGAGCTGGGGTTGCCGGTTTACATTTTCACCGACGCCGACCCATGGGGTATGCATATTGCGAGCGTCATAGTCTTTGGCTCGGCCCTCTCCGCACATGTCAGAGAACTAAATGTTCCAGACGCTGTATGGGCGGGCCTCTGGGCCAGCGACATAACTAAGTATAAACTCCCCGCCATGAAGTTCAACGACGAAGACATCCGCCGAGTGGCGGAGCTGGAGAAGGACCCCCGCTATGTCTCAGACCCTTGGAAACGAGAAATAAGCAACTTCAAAAAACTGCAGAAAAAAGCGGAGCTCGAGGCACTCAGCCGCTACGGCCTCGAATACATCGTATCCGACTATCTGCCCGAGAAGCTCGCTGAGCTGACAAAGTCATGA
- a CDS encoding metallophosphoesterase — protein sequence MKLVEGHGALFLEKPIKTLAVADLHLGFEEELRSKGVRVPLQSIKIVDELMAVIESTGAKRLVVVGDLKHNIQGPSSLEYEVLPRFVKPVKSLVDELIILPGNHDGKIEKVLAGHATLCRADGFVVEEESIGFTHGHVKPSIHVASMDVIVTGHLHPVLRIGRGGSSVRMGVWLRLRGNRRKLFTKLFKTDAPQAGDEVSLIIMPSFNKIMQGRSVTELSQSSLTRGPLLRSGAFDLEEAEVIGLDGAFLGTLADLRRLVS from the coding sequence ATGAAGCTCGTAGAGGGCCATGGTGCGCTGTTTCTCGAAAAACCAATCAAAACACTTGCAGTCGCGGACCTTCATCTCGGCTTTGAGGAGGAGCTTCGCAGCAAAGGCGTCCGCGTCCCCCTCCAGAGCATCAAAATCGTCGATGAATTGATGGCCGTCATCGAGTCGACGGGGGCAAAAAGACTGGTTGTGGTCGGCGACCTTAAACACAACATCCAAGGCCCTTCAAGTCTTGAATACGAGGTTCTTCCGAGGTTTGTTAAGCCGGTTAAGAGTCTGGTCGATGAGTTGATCATCCTTCCCGGCAACCATGATGGAAAGATTGAGAAAGTTTTGGCGGGCCATGCCACGTTATGTAGAGCGGACGGGTTTGTTGTAGAGGAAGAATCTATCGGGTTTACTCATGGACATGTAAAGCCCTCAATACATGTGGCCTCCATGGACGTTATTGTGACAGGACATCTACATCCAGTTCTAAGGATTGGGCGGGGCGGCTCATCGGTAAGAATGGGCGTCTGGCTGAGACTCCGCGGTAACAGGAGAAAACTCTTCACGAAGCTTTTTAAAACAGATGCGCCACAGGCTGGTGACGAGGTATCGCTCATCATCATGCCGAGCTTCAACAAAATCATGCAGGGAAGGTCCGTCACCGAGCTGAGCCAAAGCAGCCTAACAAGAGGCCCGCTACTGAGGTCAGGGGCTTTCGACCTCGAAGAGGCAGAGGTCATAGGTCTTGACGGCGCCTTTCTAGGCACGTTGGCAGACCTGCGGAGGCTGGTTAGTTGA
- a CDS encoding conserved hypothetical protein (cupin 2 domain-containing protein), protein MSKVRSVCWDELAWEKVRDDFHRKMVSGERVMVAKLLLKKGARVQMHRHVNEQLTVVLEGSIKFWFDDNTELVAKTGDVVVIPSNVGHAAEALEDTVTFDIFCTAAGRLANRKRPLPTTIAP, encoded by the coding sequence ATGTCTAAGGTTAGAAGCGTTTGTTGGGATGAGTTGGCTTGGGAGAAGGTTCGCGACGATTTTCATAGGAAGATGGTGTCAGGTGAGAGGGTGATGGTTGCGAAGCTGTTGCTAAAGAAGGGGGCCCGTGTCCAGATGCACAGGCACGTGAATGAGCAGCTTACTGTGGTTCTTGAGGGCAGCATAAAATTCTGGTTCGACGACAACACAGAGCTGGTCGCGAAAACCGGAGACGTGGTGGTTATTCCGTCAAACGTCGGACATGCGGCCGAAGCTCTCGAGGACACTGTGACTTTTGACATTTTTTGCACCGCCGCGGGAAGACTGGCTAACAGGAAGAGACCACTACCTACGACAATAGCCCCTTAA
- a CDS encoding homoserine kinase — MVAGVFEAPASSANLGPGYDVFSLALEKPKLRLGIVAEKSENVEVELKIVGKYGSEISVNPAENAAAKAAEAMLRYRKISKKLSLTIDASIPPRKGLGASGAEAAAAVYGLNTLLELGLTREEMVELASTAEPGQHADNVAASLLGGFVITHRDELGFSILSLKPPENLGAVLIIPDVKKESTAAAREAVPKSVATSVHVKIAAETALAAAAIARGDVDLFLRAVLVDPLVEPARADAGVYGSGYDAQKLLREKRELYKGFGVAMVISGAGPSRLLLFNRVKNTGKVGGRACGQGCGESGSRVG; from the coding sequence GTGGTCGCCGGCGTCTTCGAGGCGCCAGCAAGCTCCGCCAACCTCGGCCCCGGATACGATGTTTTCTCACTGGCTCTGGAGAAACCAAAGCTGCGGCTCGGCATCGTTGCCGAGAAAAGCGAAAATGTTGAGGTGGAGCTGAAAATCGTTGGGAAATACGGCTCTGAGATATCTGTCAACCCAGCGGAGAACGCCGCGGCAAAAGCAGCCGAGGCTATGCTACGCTACAGGAAAATCAGCAAAAAACTTTCTCTAACCATAGATGCATCGATTCCCCCCCGAAAGGGGCTTGGAGCAAGCGGGGCCGAAGCGGCGGCAGCGGTTTACGGGCTAAACACTTTACTCGAACTGGGGCTGACAAGGGAGGAGATGGTTGAACTTGCTTCAACGGCTGAGCCTGGGCAGCATGCGGACAACGTTGCCGCATCTCTTCTTGGAGGGTTTGTTATCACTCATCGAGACGAATTGGGGTTCAGCATTCTATCGCTGAAGCCGCCGGAGAACCTCGGAGCCGTGTTGATAATCCCCGACGTGAAAAAAGAGTCGACCGCGGCAGCGAGGGAAGCTGTTCCCAAAAGTGTGGCAACTTCTGTTCATGTCAAGATAGCGGCTGAGACGGCGTTGGCGGCGGCGGCTATTGCCCGTGGAGATGTTGACCTTTTTCTTAGAGCTGTTCTCGTGGACCCGCTTGTAGAGCCTGCTAGGGCCGATGCAGGGGTCTATGGCTCTGGTTATGATGCTCAGAAACTTTTGAGGGAGAAGCGGGAACTCTACAAGGGTTTTGGCGTTGCCATGGTCATTAGTGGAGCAGGACCTTCGCGCCTGTTACTGTTCAACCGTGTAAAAAACACGGGGAAAGTGGGGGGGAGGGCCTGTGGACAAGGCTGTGGAGAAAGTGGTTCAAGGGTTGGATGA
- a CDS encoding 3-isopropylmalate dehydrogenase, producing MYRVSVIKGDGIGPHIVEETCRLVDWLCQRLGVKLEFVDAPAGDAVKEATGSALPPESLETIMKSDACLKGPVGETARDVIVFLRQRLDLYANIRPFKNLPGVKSKWSGVDFVVVRENTEDVYKSVEDVGVDYAVALLVVSRRAAERIARVAFEMAETRRRKVTVVHKSNVVRAYGFFRDVCFQVAKNYRDVVVDEMYVDNAAYQMVLNPQQFDIVLTPNMFGDILSDLAAGVVGTIGIAGSANVGDRFGLFEPVHGSAPTLNPEQANPTGQLLAAKMMLDWLGRFKQDKRFTDAGEVLEKAVYNVLSEGLVLTMDLGGSATCSQFVEEVRKKAEALLR from the coding sequence ATGTATAGGGTCAGCGTTATAAAGGGTGACGGAATAGGGCCGCACATTGTTGAGGAAACTTGTCGGCTTGTAGACTGGCTTTGTCAAAGGCTGGGTGTTAAACTGGAGTTCGTCGATGCTCCTGCCGGTGACGCAGTCAAAGAAGCGACAGGGTCTGCTCTTCCGCCCGAGTCCCTAGAGACGATAATGAAGAGTGATGCATGCCTCAAGGGCCCTGTCGGCGAGACCGCGAGAGATGTGATAGTTTTTCTGCGGCAGAGGCTGGACCTTTACGCCAACATCAGGCCTTTCAAGAATTTGCCTGGCGTGAAGAGCAAATGGAGCGGGGTTGACTTTGTTGTCGTGAGGGAGAACACTGAGGATGTATACAAATCTGTTGAGGATGTTGGAGTAGATTATGCCGTGGCTTTGCTGGTTGTTTCGCGGCGTGCTGCAGAGAGAATCGCCCGTGTCGCATTCGAGATGGCGGAGACAAGGCGCCGTAAAGTTACTGTTGTTCACAAAAGTAACGTGGTCAGGGCTTATGGGTTTTTCCGAGATGTTTGTTTTCAGGTAGCCAAGAATTATCGTGATGTGGTTGTTGATGAGATGTATGTGGACAACGCCGCTTACCAGATGGTTTTGAACCCGCAGCAGTTTGACATAGTTCTTACACCCAACATGTTTGGAGACATTTTAAGTGATCTAGCGGCTGGTGTTGTTGGCACAATAGGGATAGCTGGGTCAGCCAACGTAGGCGACCGCTTCGGGTTGTTTGAGCCTGTTCACGGCTCCGCTCCAACACTCAACCCCGAGCAAGCCAACCCAACGGGCCAATTACTCGCGGCGAAGATGATGCTGGACTGGCTGGGCCGCTTCAAGCAGGATAAGCGTTTTACGGATGCTGGAGAAGTACTTGAAAAGGCTGTGTACAACGTCTTGTCGGAGGGCCTTGTCCTAACCATGGACTTGGGAGGCTCGGCCACGTGCAGCCAGTTTGTCGAAGAGGTGCGGAAAAAAGCAGAGGCTCTACTTAGGTGA
- a CDS encoding pyruvate formate lyase activating enzyme — translation MLGMAAFESLYVWRKPEIRERLDWYFQVSLNRLPAKYLLCRRVPVHDELDGLTEEELWRLHDNAASEFHRIRQGIREGSISFKELMLEKPNLLDVKVALVKKMLRHCNFCRWNCRVDRTTGVKHGTCQLESATRVSSYFHHRGEELPIRGTKGSGTIFFTSCNMRCVFCQNADISHDKDNGIVFTPQMLAWAMWQLRMEGCHNINLVGGEPTIHLHTIVEAINMLRFFKETYAEAVDAKADIYYPYSLDTRNAYYEGEFNTPILWNSNMYMSGETMKILHELVDIWLPDFKFGNNKCATWLSRTPWYFETVSQNHKQIYEWGEDIVIRHLVMPGHVECCTKPVLRWIAENMPDTPVNIMDQYHPDCYCNPSDPRFDKRYSDMARYPTEEEIMESYRYARSLGINFEEITFEKSLRFHPLFFR, via the coding sequence GTGTTGGGGATGGCGGCTTTCGAGTCCCTATACGTCTGGAGAAAACCGGAAATACGTGAAAGGCTCGACTGGTATTTCCAGGTGTCGTTGAACAGGTTGCCGGCGAAGTATCTGCTGTGCAGACGCGTCCCCGTCCACGATGAGCTGGATGGGTTGACGGAAGAGGAGCTCTGGCGCCTACATGACAACGCCGCTTCAGAATTCCATCGCATACGTCAAGGAATTAGAGAGGGCTCCATCTCATTCAAAGAACTCATGCTCGAGAAACCCAACCTCCTCGATGTAAAAGTCGCGTTGGTGAAAAAGATGCTTCGCCACTGCAACTTCTGCCGATGGAACTGTCGAGTGGACAGGACAACAGGCGTCAAACACGGGACATGTCAGCTAGAATCCGCCACACGTGTCTCAAGCTATTTTCACCACAGAGGAGAGGAGCTGCCGATAAGAGGCACAAAAGGCTCCGGAACAATATTTTTCACATCATGCAACATGCGATGTGTCTTTTGCCAAAACGCCGACATATCACATGACAAGGACAACGGAATTGTCTTCACTCCCCAGATGCTGGCGTGGGCCATGTGGCAGCTACGCATGGAGGGATGTCACAACATCAACCTTGTAGGCGGGGAGCCAACCATACATCTCCACACCATCGTCGAGGCCATAAACATGCTCAGGTTTTTCAAAGAAACCTACGCAGAGGCCGTGGATGCAAAAGCGGACATATACTATCCCTACAGCCTTGACACAAGAAACGCCTACTACGAAGGCGAGTTCAACACACCAATTCTCTGGAACTCCAACATGTACATGAGCGGGGAAACCATGAAAATACTCCATGAACTCGTCGACATCTGGCTGCCCGACTTCAAATTCGGCAACAACAAATGTGCCACATGGCTCTCTCGAACACCATGGTACTTCGAAACAGTTTCACAAAACCATAAACAGATATACGAATGGGGAGAGGACATCGTCATAAGACACCTGGTTATGCCAGGTCACGTAGAATGCTGCACAAAGCCGGTGCTACGCTGGATAGCCGAGAACATGCCAGACACGCCTGTAAACATCATGGACCAGTATCATCCAGACTGTTACTGCAACCCGTCCGACCCCCGCTTCGACAAGAGATACAGCGACATGGCACGCTATCCAACAGAGGAGGAGATAATGGAGTCATACCGCTACGCTCGGTCGCTGGGTATCAACTTTGAGGAAATAACTTTCGAGAAGTCGCTGCGTTTCCATCCACTGTTTTTCCGTTAA
- a CDS encoding peptide/nickel ABC transporter substrate-binding protein, with protein MLKRSLVNRGDFFAALVSVLLLGLLLGAFPVQAQQVPRGPWVDEVSFFVEQDQAKAIDMLEKGEMHVFFRDLRDPELFRRVRESPNLWYIYSYGLFYELTFNPVGPEFPATGKLNPFSVPRIREAMNYLIDRGYIANEIMGGLGVPRYTALTPAFPDYARYADTLKQIEKEYAYNFEKARQIINEEMTKLGAELREGKWFYKGEPVTLIFLIRVEDQRRQIGDYVASQLEKLGFTVDRQYKTSREASPIWLRGNPADGNWHLYTGGWIATVIDRNEAGTNFGFYYTPRGQPVPLWQSYKPDPEFDRVAAKLWNNDFATLEERDELVVKALWLSMRDSVRVWVIHQIAPWPARKDVVVTYDLAGGFSAARLWPYTIRFADKVGGSVKIASTDLLVDPVNPVAGSNWIYDMFFVRATSDPALMPDPYTGLYWPNRIKNAEVYVTFGNPVGATLDWVTLRFVPEIRVPEDAWYGWDAEKQEIITAPSGTTAKAKTVIYFEDDLFKRKLHDGSTFSLADIVYSYILTFDRADPKSPLYDESYVPVFEEFRAVFKGLRIISEDPLVIEVYSDRTYLDAEWIANEAASWFFTDYLYGPAPWHVVAVGALAEEAGELAFSADKADAQKIEWMNLLAGPSLPILAAQLDKAIAQQYIPYENVLGKYVTKEEAVNRYQNLKRWYQSKGHFLVGNGPFYIEKVDPTAKAVVIKAFREFPDAADKWARFAKPSIPEAKFTKVPSAVEQGFPSELRLSVTFEGKPYRTDDIAYIKYILTSPAGTSVGFAEPVADGEWRIILKPEVTYATPIGTASIEAIVVSKLVGVPVSATASINVLSFKDSVLSEIAKARADADSKIAGLRSSIDNLNNQLNNVNTSIQGVQGSITLATALAAVAIVLSLASLGLAFTRGRRAAAQQKS; from the coding sequence ATGTTGAAGAGGTCGCTTGTAAATCGTGGAGATTTTTTCGCGGCCCTTGTTTCGGTGTTGTTGCTCGGACTATTGCTGGGGGCTTTTCCTGTGCAGGCGCAGCAGGTTCCACGTGGTCCTTGGGTCGACGAGGTGAGCTTCTTCGTTGAACAAGACCAGGCTAAGGCTATCGACATGCTTGAGAAAGGAGAAATGCATGTCTTCTTCAGGGACCTGAGAGACCCCGAGCTTTTCAGGAGGGTCAGGGAATCACCCAATCTCTGGTACATCTACTCATATGGTCTATTCTATGAGCTGACCTTCAACCCCGTAGGCCCAGAGTTCCCAGCTACCGGGAAACTCAACCCGTTCAGCGTCCCGAGGATAAGAGAGGCGATGAACTATCTCATCGACAGGGGCTACATAGCCAACGAGATCATGGGTGGCTTAGGTGTCCCGAGATATACAGCTCTCACACCTGCTTTCCCAGACTACGCCAGATACGCCGATACACTCAAGCAAATCGAGAAGGAGTATGCGTACAACTTCGAAAAGGCGCGCCAAATTATCAACGAGGAGATGACGAAGCTGGGAGCTGAACTACGTGAAGGCAAATGGTTCTACAAAGGCGAGCCTGTAACTCTGATATTCCTCATCAGGGTGGAGGACCAGAGGAGGCAGATTGGTGACTACGTGGCTTCGCAACTTGAAAAGCTCGGCTTTACAGTTGATAGGCAGTATAAAACCAGCAGAGAGGCTTCACCCATATGGCTGAGAGGCAACCCAGCCGACGGAAATTGGCATCTTTACACAGGGGGCTGGATAGCTACCGTCATCGATAGAAACGAGGCTGGAACCAACTTCGGTTTCTATTACACTCCGAGAGGACAACCTGTTCCGCTGTGGCAATCCTATAAACCTGACCCGGAGTTCGACAGAGTTGCTGCCAAGCTATGGAACAACGACTTCGCCACTTTAGAGGAAAGGGATGAACTGGTTGTCAAAGCTCTGTGGCTGTCGATGAGGGACTCGGTAAGAGTATGGGTTATTCACCAGATAGCTCCATGGCCTGCAAGGAAAGATGTTGTTGTAACATATGACCTTGCGGGAGGTTTCTCCGCTGCAAGGCTTTGGCCCTACACAATTAGATTCGCCGACAAAGTAGGCGGCTCGGTCAAGATAGCTTCGACTGACCTTCTTGTAGACCCCGTCAACCCCGTAGCCGGAAGCAACTGGATTTACGACATGTTCTTCGTAAGAGCTACATCAGACCCAGCGCTCATGCCTGACCCATACACAGGACTCTACTGGCCTAACAGAATAAAGAACGCAGAAGTCTACGTCACGTTTGGAAACCCTGTTGGCGCCACGCTTGACTGGGTGACCCTGAGGTTTGTTCCGGAGATAAGGGTTCCCGAGGATGCATGGTATGGGTGGGACGCAGAAAAACAGGAAATAATCACCGCACCATCCGGAACAACTGCAAAAGCCAAGACAGTGATATATTTCGAGGACGACCTGTTTAAGAGAAAACTCCATGACGGCAGCACATTCTCGTTGGCCGACATAGTCTACTCCTACATACTGACGTTTGACAGAGCCGACCCGAAGAGCCCATTGTACGATGAATCATACGTCCCAGTCTTCGAGGAGTTCAGGGCTGTCTTCAAGGGTCTAAGAATAATAAGCGAGGACCCGCTGGTGATAGAAGTGTACTCTGACCGGACCTACCTTGACGCTGAATGGATTGCGAACGAAGCTGCTTCATGGTTCTTCACAGATTATCTCTATGGGCCTGCCCCATGGCATGTCGTAGCGGTGGGCGCCTTGGCGGAGGAGGCTGGTGAGCTCGCTTTCTCAGCCGACAAAGCTGATGCACAGAAGATAGAGTGGATGAACCTATTGGCCGGCCCCTCACTACCCATCCTCGCGGCCCAGCTCGACAAAGCAATCGCGCAGCAATACATCCCATACGAGAACGTCCTCGGAAAATATGTCACAAAAGAAGAAGCAGTCAACAGATACCAGAATCTCAAGAGATGGTACCAGAGCAAGGGCCACTTCCTCGTAGGCAACGGCCCCTTCTACATAGAGAAGGTCGACCCAACCGCCAAGGCAGTGGTGATAAAGGCATTCAGAGAATTCCCCGACGCCGCTGATAAATGGGCACGGTTCGCCAAGCCCAGCATCCCCGAAGCCAAGTTCACCAAGGTTCCATCAGCCGTTGAGCAAGGATTCCCCTCAGAGCTTAGACTCTCAGTCACGTTCGAAGGAAAACCATACAGAACCGATGACATCGCATACATTAAGTACATTTTGACGAGCCCTGCTGGGACCTCTGTTGGATTCGCCGAACCAGTGGCAGACGGCGAATGGCGCATAATCCTCAAGCCAGAGGTCACATACGCAACGCCAATAGGCACCGCATCCATAGAGGCGATAGTTGTATCAAAACTCGTCGGAGTCCCCGTATCGGCAACAGCCTCCATCAACGTCCTCAGCTTCAAAGACTCTGTATTAAGCGAGATAGCGAAAGCCAGAGCAGACGCCGACTCGAAGATCGCAGGCCTCAGGTCCTCAATCGACAACCTGAACAACCAGCTAAACAACGTCAACACATCAATCCAAGGAGTACAAGGCTCCATCACGCTCGCAACAGCTCTCGCCGCCGTAGCGATAGTCCTGTCACTAGCCAGCCTAGGACTAGCGTTCACTAGAGGAAGAAGAGCCGCAGCACAGCAAAAGAGCTGA
- a CDS encoding peptide/nickel ABC transporter permease translates to MQIKRIGLYLARRGLVLFLTVVAAVYVTILIANMGGYVDEIIKSEVLFRVSTSVYQNPAYRGLNETALKKLVTELYENEIKRLGFDQPFFIRSFNYLADALTLNLGRALFISSDSGSRNVRIILMERLPNTVLLFTTTQLILFFIGLFGGLYLSRKYGSRTDKIVSLLAPLSALPGWFYGLFLIIVFASVLRILPYGGMVDIPPPTDRFEYALSVMRHMILPIMSWLVAYSFFNIYTRRTFFLIFSKEDFVEVAKAKGLPEDLVRRRYILRPTLPPIVTDLSLTLIASWTGAVITETVFNWPGVGRLFYEAAALFDTPVIVGLVVIYAYLLAITVFVLELVYAILDPRIRIGVS, encoded by the coding sequence ATGCAGATAAAACGTATAGGGCTCTACTTAGCTAGACGAGGCTTAGTGTTATTCCTGACAGTAGTCGCAGCGGTGTACGTAACCATACTTATAGCCAACATGGGTGGATACGTTGACGAGATAATCAAGAGCGAGGTCCTCTTCAGGGTCTCCACATCAGTTTACCAAAACCCGGCCTACAGAGGATTGAACGAGACAGCTCTGAAGAAACTCGTTACAGAACTTTATGAAAACGAGATAAAAAGGCTGGGATTTGACCAGCCATTCTTCATAAGGAGCTTCAACTACTTGGCCGACGCTTTGACCCTGAACCTTGGAAGGGCTCTCTTCATCAGCAGCGACAGCGGCTCAAGAAACGTTAGAATAATCCTCATGGAGCGGCTTCCTAACACGGTCCTACTCTTCACCACAACACAACTGATTCTCTTCTTCATCGGATTGTTCGGTGGCCTATACCTCAGCAGAAAATATGGCTCGAGAACCGATAAAATAGTTTCACTGCTGGCACCTTTATCAGCCCTACCCGGCTGGTTCTACGGACTATTCCTCATCATTGTTTTCGCCTCGGTTCTGAGAATTCTTCCATATGGTGGGATGGTGGACATCCCGCCTCCGACAGATAGGTTCGAGTACGCTCTCAGCGTCATGCGACACATGATACTACCGATAATGTCTTGGCTAGTCGCCTACAGCTTCTTCAACATATACACTAGGAGAACATTTTTCCTAATTTTTTCAAAAGAGGACTTCGTCGAGGTAGCGAAAGCCAAGGGTCTTCCAGAGGATTTGGTAAGGCGGAGATACATACTCAGACCCACGCTTCCACCCATTGTGACAGACCTCTCCCTCACCCTTATAGCGTCTTGGACAGGCGCAGTAATAACCGAGACCGTCTTCAACTGGCCTGGAGTAGGTAGGCTTTTCTACGAAGCCGCGGCACTGTTCGACACACCCGTAATCGTCGGACTTGTAGTAATATATGCCTACTTACTCGCCATCACCGTGTTTGTCCTAGAACTTGTCTACGCAATCCTAGACCCCCGTATTAGAATAGGTGTTTCATGA